In Tenacibaculum sp. 190524A02b, the genomic stretch CCTTTCTAACAAAAGGCTCTCCACCGGTAAGTCTTACTTTAGTTACACCAAGCTCTGTTAATACTCGGATAATTCGGTACATTTCTTTGTAAGTAAGCAATTCTTTTCTTGGAACAATTTCAATTCCGTGTGCAGGCATACAATACTGGCATCGTAAATTACAACGATCCGTAACAGCTAATCGAACATAGTCGATTTGACGACCAAAACTATCTATAAGCTTTTGCATGCTACAAAGGTACGTATTAATGTTTCAAGTAGTTCAGTTACACAATCTCCATTTTTCTGAGCAAAAATGAAGCGTTCATATTTTTACAAACTCCTGTTTTCATTTTGTAATCAAAGTACAATTCATCATTAACAATCTCAGCATCAAAATAATAATTTAAAATCTCATGGTATTCATCGGCTAAATCACACAAACTTACGTCGTGTGTTGCTATAATTCCTGTTGAGTTTGATTTATTTAACTTTTCAACAAACTGCTTAGACCCTATTGCTTTGTCTTTACTATTGGTTCCTTTTAAAATTTCATCAAGTATAATAAAATAGTTATCTGACTCAATAGTATTTACAATTAGCTTTAATCGTTTTAGTTCTGAGTAAAAATAAGATTCGTCATCGGATAACGAATCAGAAGTACGCATACTAGTAATTAGTTTTGTTGGAGTGTATTTATAACTTTCCGCACAAACAGGTAATCCGCAATTAGCCATAATAATTGATAATGAAACCGTACGTAAAAAAGTACTTTTACCAGCCATATTAGCTCCGGTTACAATAAAAAATTGTCCATTTTGAATGGTAAAATTGTTATCCACTCGTTTTAATGGGTTTAATAATGGATGCCCTAAATTATTAGCACTAATATTATTGTGTTCTTCTTGAATAGTTGGAAAAACATACTGAGGTTTATTAAACACAAAATTAGCCAGTGAATTATAAGCATCAAAAAAGCTAATAGTATTAAACCACTCTTCTACAGTATTTTTATGATTATTTATCCATTTTTCTGCTTTACACGCATTTAAAACTTCCCACAAAAACAGTCCATTTCCAAAAACAGCAATAATTACGTTATTACGTTGATCAAAAGCGTCTAAAATTTTAGAAAACTCTTTAAAAATTAAAGATGCTTTTTGGGTGTTTGTTTGAATACTTTTTTGTTTTTCTTTTAAAATTTTTGAAGAAAATGTTTCTTTTTCTACTTGTTCAAGTAATACATAATATTGCTTAAAAACATCTTTTGATTTACTTGCTGAAGTATATATTTTTTGTGTCTTTTTTAAATTAAAAGCTGTGATCGCCAACCCTATAAAAAACCAATTGATAATTACTGAAAAGGAAATTACTTTAAAACTAACGAGTCCAATTAATAAAATAGAAACTATAGAAAACAAACGAGCTAGATTAATCAAACTTTGCGAAAGTTTACTTTCATAACTTGTCATCCAATCCACAATATTTCGGGTATCATTTTCTCCAGAAGAAATTAATGTTTTTAATGATGAAAAATGTTGACGCCAATTGACTTTTTGTGAAAGTTCTTGAAGTGATTTTTGTTTCTCTTGAATATGACTAATAGAATTATCGGATACTATTTTCGCCAACAATTTTTTTCCATTAGATGTAATGGTTCTATTAATATATTGAAAGAAGGAGTTTTCTCCAAATAAATCAATATCATAACTATAAAAATGCTGAGAATCTATAAACTCAGCTCCGTTAGGTAAGTTGCTAAAATCGCCTTTTGATACATTAATCTCAGTTTGGTTAATAGAAATTTTATGTTTTATTATTTTTCTTTTTTCTTTCAATGTTTGGTGCTTTACTACCAAAAAGCTAAAAACAACTATTCCTATAACTCCTATTATAACTGGAATATATGCTTGATTAAATGTGTAATAAATTCCTATTACTAAACTTATAAAAACAATAAATCTTAATAACCTAACGGTACTTATTTTTTTATTAACCTCTGTGAGTTGCTGTTTTAACTTATCAAGTTGTTCCGAGTAAAAATCTGTTGGTTTTTGCATTTCTAGTTAAAAAAGGATAAATGTACAGTATTACTTACATATTTTTTTATAAAATCGTATTTTCGTCATATGCCAACACCTTTAGAATTACAAGTAAAAACACTACCAAATTCATCTGGAGTTTATCAGTATTTTGATAAAGAAGATACTATTATTTACGTTGGTAAAGCAAAAAACTTAAAAAAAAGGGTTTCTTCTTACTTTACTAAAAATCATGATAATGGAAAGACTAGAATTTTAGTTAAGAAAATTGTTAGACTGGAACATATTGTGGTGGATACGGAAACAGATGCACTTCTTCTAGAAAATAACTTGATTAAAAAATACCAACCAAGGTATAATGTATTGCTAAAAGATGACAAATCTTATCCTTGGATTTGTATAAAAAAAGAACGATTTCCTCGTGTTTTTTCAACCAGAAGAGTCATTAAAGATGGTTCTGAATATTTTGGTCCTTACACAAACGTTAAAACAGTAAACCATTTATTAGAATTAATTAAAGAATTATATCCTTTACGAACTTGTAATTATGACTTGCATGAAACTAAAATTAATGCACATAAATATAAAGTATGTTTAGAATATCATTTAGGCAATTGTAAAGGACCTTGTGAAGATTTACAAACTGAAGATAACTACTTAAAAGATATTAAATCTATCCGAAATATTATTAAAGGTAATTTTAAAGAAAGTTTAGAGCATTTTCATCAAATAATGTTGGATTTTGCTTCAGAAATGAAGTTTGAAGAAGCTCAAAAGATAAAAGATAAACTAGCCTCATTGCAAAATTATCAGGCTAAATCTACCATTGTAAATCCGTCTATTAATAATGTAGATGTTTTTTCTATTATTTCAGATGAAACCCACGGATATGCTAACTTCTTTAAAATTATGAATGGTGCTATTGTACAGTCATACACTACTGAAATTAAAAAGAAATTAGACGAAACGGATAAGGATTTACTAGAACTTTTTATTATTGAAACCAGACAACGATTCAACTCTTTATCAAGAGAAGTATACGTTCCTTTTAAGGTAGATTTAGGAGATAAAATAAAAGTAACAGTTCCTAAATTAGGAGATAAGAAAAGGATTGTTGATTTATCTGAAAGAAATGCAAAGTACTATCGTCAAGAGCAGTTTAAACAAATAAAAATTGTTGACCCTGATAGACATGTAAAACGTATTATGGGGCAAATGCAAAAAGATTTACGTTTACGTGTAGAACCTCGTCATATAGAATGTTTTGATAATTCCAATATACAAGGAACCAATCCTGTTGCCGCATGTGTGGTTTTTAAAAATGGAAAACCTAGTAAAAAGGATTATCGCCATTTTAATATAAAAACTGTGGAAGGTCCAGATGATTTTGCTTCTATGGAAGAAGTTGTATACCGAAGATATAAACGTTTACTAGAAGAGGAAAAACCATTGCCACAACTTATTGTTATTGATGGTGGAAAAGGGCAATTATCTTCTGCTTTAAAAAGTTTAGATGCACTAGGTTTACGTGGAAAAATAGCTATTATTGGTATTGCTAAACGTTTGGAAGAAATTTATTATCCTGGTGATAGTGTGCCTTTATATTTAGATAAAAAATCTGAAACACTTAAAATAATTCAATACTTACGTAATGAAGCCCATCGCTTTGGAATTACCTTCCATAGAAATAAACGAAGTAAAAGTGCTATACAATCTGAATTAGAACAAATTCCTAACGTTGGTAAACAAACCATAACTAATTTATTACGTAAATTTAAATCAGCTAAACGCGTAAAAAGTGCTAGCTTTGACGAGCTAAAAGAAGCTGTTGGATTTGCAAGAGCACAAAAAATTTATCAATACTATCATAAAAACTAGCCATGAAAAAACTACTACTACTTCCCTTTTTTATAACCTTAAACTTATTTGCGCAACAACAACCCAAAATAGGATTGGTTTTAAGTGGCGGAGGTGCTAAAGGCTTTGCTCATGTGGGCGTATTAAAAGAATTAGAAAAAGCTGGTCTGCAAGTTGACTATATTGGCGGAACAAGTATGGGAGCTATTGTTGGAGGATTGTATGCTTCTGGTTATTCTGCTAAGCAAATAGAAAATATTATTAAAAGTGCCGATTTTATGACCTTACTTCAGGATAAAGTAAGTAGAAATTCGAAGCCTTTTTTTATGAAACAACATGGTGAAAAATATGCTATTTCTTTACCTATTAAAAAAGATGGTGTTGGTTTACCTTTAGGATTATCCAGAGGGCAAAATGTTTTAAACTTTTTAACAGAATTACTAGCTCCTGTTGATGATATTAATGATTTTTCTCAACTATCTATTCCTTTTTATTGTGTAGCAACTAATATTGAAACTGGTAACGAAGTGGTTTTAGAAAAAGGTTCTTTACCCTTGGCATTAAGAGCTAGTGGTGCGTTTCCTTCTTTGTTAAATCCTGTAGATATTGATGGACAATTGCTAGTAGATGGCGGTGTAGTAAACAACTACCCAGTTGATATTATGAAAACTAAAAATGTTGATTTGATTATTGGAGTTAATGTACAAGGCCAACTTTTAAAAAGAGATGAACTTTCTTCCGTTGCTTCTCTTTTGTTACAAATTATCAATTTTCAAATGTATAAAAAGGCAGATGAGCATATAAAACTATTAGATATCTCTTTAAAACCTGATATTATAGAGTACAGTGTAATTTCTTTTGATAAGAAAAAAGAAATTTTACAAGAAGGTATTAAAGTAGCTAAACCATACAAAGCTGTTTTTGACAGTATTGCTAAACTGCAAACAAGAAAAAAAAGAAGACCAAAATTAAATATTAAGCCTCATAAATTATTAGTAGATAGAATTATTATTAAAGGAAATAAAAACTATACAGATAATTATGTATTGGGTAAATTACAGTTAGAAGAAGGTGATAGTGTATCTTATAAAGATATTTCAAAAAAAATAAGTTCGTTAACTGCTACGAAAAACTTTGAACGAATTGATTATCATTTTGAAAGTTCTTTTAAAGGAAAAAAGTTAGTTTTAAAAGTAAAAGAAGATAATATAAAATCTTTCTTACGTTTTGGTTTACATTACGATTTACTCTACAAATCTGCTGTATTAGTTAATTATAGCCATAAAAAATTATTAAAACAGAATGATGAATTTACCTTTGATGTGGGAATTGGTGACCGAATTCGATATAATTTAAATTACTTTATAGATAATGGAATTATTCCTAGTTATGGGTTTTCTTCAAATTATAATTCTTTTACAAGTAATTTTTTATATGATGATGTAGTTAACAAAATAAACATTCGTTATTTAGATTTCACCAATGCTTTTTATGTACAAACTACTATGGATAAAAAATTTGCTTTTGGTTTAGGTATTGAAAATAAGAGAATTAAAATTACTTCAGATACTTTTTTAGTTAATAATGAAGATACTGTATTTGACAATAGTAATTACGTAAATGCTTATAGCTTTTTAAAGCTAGATACTTATGATAAAAACATGTTTCCAACCTCAGGTTTTTATGCTGATATTGGTTTTAAGTGGTTTGTTTGGTCGGATAGGAATGAGCGATTTAATGAATTTCCTAGCGGAAGTGATCGATTTACTCAATTTTCCCAACTTTCTGGTACTATAGGTTTTGCAAAAACATTTTTTGATAAGCTTACTTTTCAATACACTTCGGATGCTGGGTATACCTTAGGTAATGTTTCTTCTGAGGTTTTTGATTTTAGGTTAGGTGGCTATAATAAAAACTATGCCAATAGCTTTTATGCTTTTTATGGTTATGATACTGCTACCTTAAATAATCAATCTTTTTTAAGGTCTGAGTTTAATTTCAGATATCGTGTTTTTGACAAGCATTATGCTAATTTTATTGCTAATTATGCCCGTGTTGAAAATGATATATTTTTAAATGGGGAGTTATTTAAAAACACCAAATCTGGTTATGCTATTGGTTATGGAATAGAAACATTTTTAGGCCCTATAGAAATTAAATATACTTGGTCACCAGATCATAAGGAAAACTTTTGGCTGTTTAATTTAGGATTTTGGTTTTAATCACAAAAGGTTTAACTCCCTGGATGTTTGCAACAGGACAGTATATTTTATTGGCACCGCCAAAGGGTATAATACCCCGAGGCTTGCCTCGAAATTAAACTTATTGTCTTATTAAATGCCTTGTGGACTTGCCCCGAAGTAGTTTACTTAGCTTTTTCTAAAGTAAAAGAAAACTCAGAACCTTCTCCATACTTACTTTTTAAAAGTATGGTTTCACCATGTGCTTCTATTATGTGTTTAACTATAGATAACCCTAAACCAGAACCTCCTTGTTCTCTAGAACGGCTTTGATCTACCCTATAAAAACGCTCAAATAAACGCGATAAATGTTCTTGTTTTATTCCTTCACCATTATCAATTACCTTAATAATAAATTTATTAGGATTGTAACTTTCAATACTAACCGTAGTTACGCCATCAACTTTTCCATATTTAATAGAGTTAACTACTAAATTAATTAATACTTGTTCAATACGCTCAACATCTCCTTTTACAAAGAATGGGAACTCATATGCTTTATCAAACTTCAACGTAATATTTCTTTTTTTAGCCTTCATCTCAAAAAGGTCAAATACATTTTGAATTAGCTCTAAAATATTAAACGTTTCAATATTCATTTTCATCCCCTCTGTTTCCAATTTAGCAATCATATCTAAATCTTTTACAATAGAGGTTAACCGCTCAACACCTTTATTAGCACGCTCTAAATATTTAGTTCTTATTACTTTGTCTTCCGCAGCGCCTTCCATTAAAGTTAAAATATATCCTTGTACGGTAAAAAGAGGTGTTTTCAATTCATGTGATACATTTCCTAAAAAGTCTCTTCTAAAAGAATCTCTTTGGGTTAAATCAGCAATTTCTTCACTTTTACCTTCTACATATTCTTGTACTGTTTTTGTTAACGATTCAACATCTGTAGTAACTTTTTTTCTTTTTAAATCGTTAATATCTAATATTGAAATATCTTCATATAGTTTTTTAATTCGC encodes the following:
- a CDS encoding MutS-related protein; this translates as MQKPTDFYSEQLDKLKQQLTEVNKKISTVRLLRFIVFISLVIGIYYTFNQAYIPVIIGVIGIVVFSFLVVKHQTLKEKRKIIKHKISINQTEINVSKGDFSNLPNGAEFIDSQHFYSYDIDLFGENSFFQYINRTITSNGKKLLAKIVSDNSISHIQEKQKSLQELSQKVNWRQHFSSLKTLISSGENDTRNIVDWMTSYESKLSQSLINLARLFSIVSILLIGLVSFKVISFSVIINWFFIGLAITAFNLKKTQKIYTSASKSKDVFKQYYVLLEQVEKETFSSKILKEKQKSIQTNTQKASLIFKEFSKILDAFDQRNNVIIAVFGNGLFLWEVLNACKAEKWINNHKNTVEEWFNTISFFDAYNSLANFVFNKPQYVFPTIQEEHNNISANNLGHPLLNPLKRVDNNFTIQNGQFFIVTGANMAGKSTFLRTVSLSIIMANCGLPVCAESYKYTPTKLITSMRTSDSLSDDESYFYSELKRLKLIVNTIESDNYFIILDEILKGTNSKDKAIGSKQFVEKLNKSNSTGIIATHDVSLCDLADEYHEILNYYFDAEIVNDELYFDYKMKTGVCKNMNASFLLRKMEIV
- the uvrC gene encoding excinuclease ABC subunit UvrC; the protein is MPTPLELQVKTLPNSSGVYQYFDKEDTIIYVGKAKNLKKRVSSYFTKNHDNGKTRILVKKIVRLEHIVVDTETDALLLENNLIKKYQPRYNVLLKDDKSYPWICIKKERFPRVFSTRRVIKDGSEYFGPYTNVKTVNHLLELIKELYPLRTCNYDLHETKINAHKYKVCLEYHLGNCKGPCEDLQTEDNYLKDIKSIRNIIKGNFKESLEHFHQIMLDFASEMKFEEAQKIKDKLASLQNYQAKSTIVNPSINNVDVFSIISDETHGYANFFKIMNGAIVQSYTTEIKKKLDETDKDLLELFIIETRQRFNSLSREVYVPFKVDLGDKIKVTVPKLGDKKRIVDLSERNAKYYRQEQFKQIKIVDPDRHVKRIMGQMQKDLRLRVEPRHIECFDNSNIQGTNPVAACVVFKNGKPSKKDYRHFNIKTVEGPDDFASMEEVVYRRYKRLLEEEKPLPQLIVIDGGKGQLSSALKSLDALGLRGKIAIIGIAKRLEEIYYPGDSVPLYLDKKSETLKIIQYLRNEAHRFGITFHRNKRSKSAIQSELEQIPNVGKQTITNLLRKFKSAKRVKSASFDELKEAVGFARAQKIYQYYHKN
- a CDS encoding patatin-like phospholipase family protein, which gives rise to MKKLLLLPFFITLNLFAQQQPKIGLVLSGGGAKGFAHVGVLKELEKAGLQVDYIGGTSMGAIVGGLYASGYSAKQIENIIKSADFMTLLQDKVSRNSKPFFMKQHGEKYAISLPIKKDGVGLPLGLSRGQNVLNFLTELLAPVDDINDFSQLSIPFYCVATNIETGNEVVLEKGSLPLALRASGAFPSLLNPVDIDGQLLVDGGVVNNYPVDIMKTKNVDLIIGVNVQGQLLKRDELSSVASLLLQIINFQMYKKADEHIKLLDISLKPDIIEYSVISFDKKKEILQEGIKVAKPYKAVFDSIAKLQTRKKRRPKLNIKPHKLLVDRIIIKGNKNYTDNYVLGKLQLEEGDSVSYKDISKKISSLTATKNFERIDYHFESSFKGKKLVLKVKEDNIKSFLRFGLHYDLLYKSAVLVNYSHKKLLKQNDEFTFDVGIGDRIRYNLNYFIDNGIIPSYGFSSNYNSFTSNFLYDDVVNKINIRYLDFTNAFYVQTTMDKKFAFGLGIENKRIKITSDTFLVNNEDTVFDNSNYVNAYSFLKLDTYDKNMFPTSGFYADIGFKWFVWSDRNERFNEFPSGSDRFTQFSQLSGTIGFAKTFFDKLTFQYTSDAGYTLGNVSSEVFDFRLGGYNKNYANSFYAFYGYDTATLNNQSFLRSEFNFRYRVFDKHYANFIANYARVENDIFLNGELFKNTKSGYAIGYGIETFLGPIEIKYTWSPDHKENFWLFNLGFWF
- a CDS encoding sensor histidine kinase encodes the protein MKIKKTYKYALWSALYLTVLSITFVVLSYLFLFKFFGLGTIIIFGVILFVLSFFVIQYRAEHFIYQRIKKLYEDISILDINDLKRKKVTTDVESLTKTVQEYVEGKSEEIADLTQRDSFRRDFLGNVSHELKTPLFTVQGYILTLMEGAAEDKVIRTKYLERANKGVERLTSIVKDLDMIAKLETEGMKMNIETFNILELIQNVFDLFEMKAKKRNITLKFDKAYEFPFFVKGDVERIEQVLINLVVNSIKYGKVDGVTTVSIESYNPNKFIIKVIDNGEGIKQEHLSRLFERFYRVDQSRSREQGGSGLGLSIVKHIIEAHGETILLKSKYGEGSEFSFTLEKAK